The Neorhodopirellula lusitana genome includes a window with the following:
- a CDS encoding acetyltransferase, whose translation MPDFALNSTTTSTQLIGIGAGGHSRVMIALASRCGFQISCLLEKPTIADKEFSVDSVPVIYETEERYLASYYDRLHRSTKQSKATNEESDRHPPQAVICIGTANTTQLRVAIHERLVKLGYSLPNLIDPTTIREQAVEIGNGVHILSGVILAAGARLGDNVLVNHRVTVEHDCVVDQHVHLASGVVLCGGVHVGAQTLVGAGSVVLPGVHIGEGCVIGAGSTVTRNVPAGEMVMGNPARQRQRCQAA comes from the coding sequence ATGCCAGACTTCGCATTGAATTCCACAACCACAAGCACCCAGCTGATTGGGATCGGAGCCGGTGGTCATTCGCGAGTCATGATCGCGTTGGCAAGCCGTTGTGGTTTCCAAATCAGTTGCCTGCTAGAGAAACCCACGATCGCTGACAAAGAATTCAGCGTGGACTCGGTGCCGGTGATCTATGAAACCGAGGAACGCTACCTCGCAAGCTACTACGATCGGCTTCATCGAAGTACCAAACAATCCAAAGCAACCAATGAAGAGTCGGATCGACATCCACCTCAAGCGGTCATCTGCATTGGCACCGCAAACACAACCCAGTTGCGAGTTGCGATTCACGAACGCCTTGTGAAGCTGGGCTATTCACTGCCGAACCTAATCGATCCGACAACCATTCGAGAGCAAGCTGTTGAGATCGGCAACGGTGTTCACATTTTGAGTGGCGTCATTCTCGCTGCAGGTGCAAGGCTAGGCGACAATGTGCTAGTCAACCATCGCGTCACCGTCGAACACGACTGCGTTGTCGACCAGCATGTACATCTTGCAAGTGGCGTCGTGCTATGCGGTGGCGTTCACGTTGGTGCTCAGACACTTGTGGGTGCGGGCAGCGTTGTCCTGCCTGGAGTTCACATTGGCGAGGGATGTGTCATTGGCGCAGGAAGTACCGTCACACGAAATGTCCCTGCGGGCGAAATGGTCATGGGCAATCCCGCACGGCAACGCCAGCGATGTCAAGCAGCCTAA
- a CDS encoding nucleotidyltransferase family protein, translating into MKISRINDYQALITHSGDCLRDAMKRLDETALGIVLLCEKNGRLLDTITDGDVRRAILDNVDLDAPLWQLYGRKVKAGQEPITACSGLTLAELTLQMTEAKISHLPLVDADQRVVGLVCETFAEGRRHNIEVQAVVMAGGFGTRLRPLTDNTPKPMLPVGGKPLLERTVGRLRDCGIRDVHFTTHYLPEQIQEHFGNGSDFGVDIHYVAEEQPLGTAGSLNLVNDDETPLVVINGDILTAVDFSALIDFHQSHDAAMTVGVRQYDFKVPYGVIESVGGQVVALKEKPKMEFLVNAGIYLVGVEAKKLIPADKRFDMTDLIEQLIADGKKVVSFPVIEYWLDIGQHEDFEKAQVDIQAKRWAA; encoded by the coding sequence ATGAAGATCAGTCGAATCAATGATTACCAAGCACTCATCACTCATTCGGGTGACTGCTTGAGAGATGCCATGAAGCGTCTTGATGAAACGGCTCTCGGCATCGTTTTGCTTTGTGAGAAAAATGGTCGCTTGCTAGACACGATCACCGACGGTGACGTTCGGCGAGCCATCTTGGACAATGTCGATTTGGATGCCCCACTTTGGCAACTCTACGGACGGAAAGTCAAAGCTGGCCAAGAACCCATCACGGCATGTTCAGGACTAACTCTGGCTGAACTCACGCTTCAAATGACGGAAGCGAAAATCAGTCACCTTCCGCTGGTTGATGCTGATCAACGTGTTGTCGGACTTGTATGCGAAACATTCGCCGAAGGAAGACGCCACAACATTGAGGTCCAGGCCGTCGTCATGGCTGGCGGTTTCGGAACTCGACTTCGTCCACTTACCGACAACACCCCCAAGCCAATGCTTCCCGTTGGGGGAAAGCCACTGCTGGAACGTACCGTCGGACGACTACGCGATTGCGGCATCCGAGACGTTCACTTCACGACCCATTACTTGCCCGAACAGATCCAAGAACACTTTGGCAACGGCAGTGATTTCGGTGTCGACATTCACTATGTCGCTGAAGAACAACCGCTCGGCACCGCTGGCAGCTTAAACCTAGTCAACGACGACGAAACACCGCTCGTTGTCATCAACGGTGACATTCTAACGGCAGTCGACTTTTCCGCTTTGATTGACTTCCACCAAAGCCATGATGCCGCGATGACCGTTGGTGTTCGCCAGTACGATTTCAAGGTTCCCTATGGCGTGATTGAATCCGTCGGTGGCCAGGTCGTCGCACTTAAAGAGAAGCCCAAAATGGAATTCCTTGTCAATGCGGGGATCTATTTAGTGGGCGTCGAGGCGAAGAAGCTAATTCCCGCCGACAAGCGTTTTGACATGACTGATCTCATCGAGCAACTCATTGCCGATGGCAAGAAAGTGGTAAGTTTCCCGGTCATTGAATACTGGCTAGACATTGGCCAACATGAAGACTTCGAAAAAGCACAAGTAGACATCCAGGCCAAAAGGTGGGCAGCATGA
- a CDS encoding LegC family aminotransferase, with amino-acid sequence MNQPSQSVADTHASNHDDIALDIVARVRSVVQTSESVALHEPNLGELEQRYVNDCVASGWVSSVGRFVDQFERDLAAYTGAKYAVATVNGTSALHVGLILAGVGRDDEVICPALSFVATANAISYCGAVPHFVDAEYRTLGMDAEKLRAYLSEISRVEGDRLVNRITGRRIAAIVPMHTLGHSVNMPALLATAETYGLPIVEDAAESLGTTCGGQHTGTFGLVGALSFNGNKIMTTGGGGAILTNDHEIAVRAKHLTTTAKVPHPWQYVHDEVAFNYRMPNLNAAMGCAQLERFPDFRERKQTLASDYRHHFSDCKTAQLVDQWEKESSNFWLNAIQIAKPTDDPLPLRNAILQKTNEAGLMTRPMWDLLSDLPIYSACPHADLTVSQDIAQRTICLPSSVGLVPATA; translated from the coding sequence ATGAACCAACCATCCCAATCCGTTGCCGACACACACGCTAGCAACCACGACGACATCGCTCTGGACATTGTCGCCCGAGTCCGATCAGTCGTGCAGACTTCCGAATCGGTCGCCCTGCATGAGCCGAACCTGGGTGAACTGGAACAACGCTACGTCAACGACTGTGTTGCAAGCGGTTGGGTTTCTTCAGTCGGTCGCTTCGTTGATCAATTCGAACGCGATTTGGCTGCCTACACCGGTGCGAAGTACGCCGTGGCGACGGTCAATGGAACATCCGCTTTACACGTCGGTCTGATCCTGGCGGGCGTGGGCCGAGACGACGAGGTGATTTGTCCAGCATTGAGTTTTGTGGCAACGGCAAACGCGATCTCGTATTGTGGCGCAGTTCCGCATTTCGTTGACGCCGAATACAGAACGCTAGGCATGGACGCCGAGAAACTGAGAGCCTATCTCAGCGAAATTTCACGGGTGGAGGGCGACCGTCTAGTCAACCGTATCACCGGACGCAGGATTGCTGCCATCGTTCCCATGCACACGCTTGGGCACAGCGTTAACATGCCCGCATTGCTAGCGACAGCGGAAACATACGGCTTGCCAATCGTTGAAGACGCAGCCGAGTCGCTGGGAACGACTTGCGGCGGTCAGCACACAGGAACGTTCGGGCTCGTTGGTGCACTCAGCTTCAACGGCAATAAAATCATGACCACTGGCGGCGGTGGCGCCATCCTGACAAATGACCACGAGATTGCTGTTCGAGCGAAACACCTCACCACGACCGCGAAGGTGCCGCATCCTTGGCAGTACGTCCATGACGAGGTCGCCTTCAACTACCGTATGCCCAACCTGAACGCCGCCATGGGCTGCGCTCAACTGGAAAGATTCCCTGACTTCCGAGAGCGAAAGCAAACACTCGCGTCAGATTACCGTCACCACTTTAGCGATTGCAAAACGGCTCAGCTTGTCGATCAGTGGGAAAAGGAATCAAGCAACTTTTGGCTCAATGCGATTCAAATTGCGAAGCCAACCGACGACCCGTTACCGCTGCGTAACGCGATTCTTCAAAAGACAAACGAAGCTGGGTTGATGACCCGCCCGATGTGGGATTTACTCAGCGATTTGCCGATCTATTCCGCTTGCCCTCACGCCGACCTAACAGTCAGCCAAGACATCGCTCAGCGAACAATCTGCTTGCCAAGCAGCGTTGGCTTGGTTCCGGCGACGGCCTAG
- the neuB gene encoding N-acetylneuraminate synthase — MDARLELNAVSRCFIIAEAGVNHNGCLDRALALIDAAKAAGADAVKFQTFHSDEIAVADAPKCEYQTRGSDANETQQEMLRRLELSEQDHRTLADHCQAIGIEFMSTAFDINSVDLLVDLGVQRFKIPSGELTNLPLIQRVAQEQCEMFISTGMSSLGEVEQAVEMAEASGGKITLLHCVSAYPAPLEEVNLRSMKTLGDAFHLPIGFSDHTAGITVAPAAVALGACVVEKHFTLDRSLPGPDHAASLEVPELTQMISAIREVEIAMGSPRKQATTSERETADVARRSLVAARDIDAGERIDESCIALRRPGTGMPPHMRIHVAGKTARRAIAAGTMLQFSDVA; from the coding sequence ATGGATGCTAGGCTCGAATTGAACGCAGTTTCGCGATGCTTCATTATTGCTGAAGCAGGCGTGAATCATAACGGTTGCCTGGATCGCGCACTCGCCCTGATCGATGCGGCCAAAGCCGCCGGCGCCGACGCAGTGAAGTTCCAGACATTCCACAGCGACGAAATTGCGGTCGCAGACGCTCCCAAATGCGAATATCAAACGCGGGGAAGCGACGCCAATGAAACTCAACAGGAAATGTTGCGGCGACTCGAGCTATCCGAACAAGACCACCGAACGCTTGCCGACCATTGCCAAGCCATCGGGATCGAGTTCATGTCCACCGCCTTTGACATCAACAGTGTTGATCTACTGGTCGACCTTGGTGTCCAGCGTTTCAAGATTCCCAGTGGCGAACTGACGAATCTCCCGTTGATCCAGCGTGTCGCACAAGAACAGTGCGAGATGTTCATCAGCACAGGCATGTCGTCCCTCGGAGAAGTCGAGCAAGCCGTCGAAATGGCGGAAGCATCCGGTGGAAAAATCACCTTACTGCACTGCGTTAGCGCCTATCCCGCGCCGCTGGAAGAAGTCAATCTCCGCAGCATGAAGACGCTCGGCGACGCGTTCCATCTTCCGATTGGTTTTTCGGATCACACCGCCGGGATCACGGTTGCTCCCGCCGCCGTGGCACTGGGAGCCTGCGTCGTTGAGAAGCACTTCACATTAGACCGATCACTTCCCGGGCCGGACCACGCCGCGTCTTTGGAAGTCCCTGAACTAACACAAATGATCTCGGCAATTCGAGAAGTCGAAATCGCCATGGGAAGCCCTCGCAAACAAGCGACCACCAGTGAACGAGAAACGGCGGATGTCGCCCGCCGGAGTTTGGTGGCCGCACGCGATATTGATGCTGGCGAGCGTATCGACGAAAGCTGTATCGCACTTCGGCGACCTGGCACTGGAATGCCGCCTCACATGAGAATTCATGTTGCTGGCAAAACAGCCCGGCGAGCGATTGCGGCGGGCACGATGCTGCAGTTCTCGGATGTCGCATGA
- the neuC gene encoding UDP-N-acetylglucosamine 2-epimerase has product MNKPLPNFRSKIAIVTVARSDFGIYLPVLRRLQKTAWADLQIVAGAAHLSQRHGHTVDWIASEGFTVSAEVPITDNTNDARGVARGSAEATLGFADAFEKLQPDLIVLLGDRFEMHAAAVAAVPFAIPITHLHGGETTQGAIDESYRHSLTKMSHLHFASTAAYANRIIQMGENPDNVVVSGAPGLDHLETFQPMSVADLETRLSLSLRVAPLAVTFHPETLSNRTAEQQLQPLLEVLASSPHPAVISQPNADPGNSAILEALQAFASDHSERVRLVSNLGTQAYFSLLHHAAAMVGNSSSGIIEAASFELPVVNIGDRQKGRLHGENVINCGYGQTDIESALRLACSHAFQSKLNGMTNPYGNGTASKLIVDELESRLRSGLSVRKPFHDMPGYVKTIGKVA; this is encoded by the coding sequence ATGAACAAGCCACTGCCTAACTTCCGTTCCAAGATCGCCATCGTTACGGTCGCGCGTAGCGATTTCGGTATCTATCTTCCCGTCCTGCGCCGATTGCAAAAGACGGCCTGGGCTGACCTGCAAATCGTCGCCGGGGCAGCCCATTTGAGCCAACGGCACGGCCACACCGTCGATTGGATTGCGAGCGAAGGCTTCACCGTTTCTGCCGAAGTTCCGATCACGGACAACACCAACGATGCGCGCGGTGTCGCTCGTGGGAGCGCCGAAGCAACCCTTGGTTTCGCCGACGCATTTGAGAAACTGCAACCCGATTTGATCGTGTTGCTAGGTGATCGCTTTGAAATGCACGCCGCTGCGGTGGCGGCGGTTCCTTTCGCGATCCCCATCACCCATCTCCATGGCGGCGAGACGACACAAGGTGCGATCGACGAGAGCTATCGACACAGCCTGACAAAGATGAGTCATCTGCATTTTGCATCGACTGCCGCATACGCCAATCGCATCATCCAAATGGGCGAGAATCCAGACAATGTCGTCGTCAGCGGAGCACCGGGATTAGATCATCTGGAAACCTTCCAACCGATGTCTGTCGCCGACTTGGAAACACGACTCTCGCTATCGCTTCGAGTCGCACCACTGGCCGTGACGTTTCATCCTGAAACGCTCAGCAACCGCACCGCCGAACAACAACTACAGCCCTTACTTGAAGTGCTGGCGTCTAGCCCTCATCCTGCCGTCATTTCCCAGCCGAATGCGGACCCTGGGAACTCAGCCATTTTGGAAGCACTGCAAGCATTCGCCAGTGACCATTCCGAACGAGTAAGGCTTGTTTCCAACCTGGGCACGCAGGCCTACTTCAGCTTGCTACATCATGCTGCTGCAATGGTCGGCAACTCTTCCAGCGGAATCATCGAAGCCGCGTCCTTCGAACTGCCAGTCGTCAATATCGGTGACCGGCAAAAAGGCCGCCTGCACGGCGAGAACGTAATCAATTGCGGTTACGGGCAAACGGACATCGAGTCTGCCTTACGCTTGGCCTGCAGCCATGCTTTCCAATCGAAGCTGAATGGAATGACGAATCCCTACGGGAATGGCACTGCCAGCAAACTTATCGTCGACGAACTGGAATCGAGACTGCGTTCGGGCCTTTCAGTTCGCAAACCGTTTCATGACATGCCTGGCTATGTCAAAACGATCGGGAAGGTGGCGTGA
- a CDS encoding tetratricopeptide repeat protein — MPRLNFLQVAPPFCPRANVYQRANVYQSASVYQSATENRQMSVLWRCVFVVLTLTLSFAAGRVQAQGEPAAEFINQLRAAEYFDLAIVYLDHIDRYPGVDSDFITSVPLEKATTYIDAAVVARNAAQRDENFEQAEKQLQAFLKNHGNHGRASEARAQLGKLRMFRASQFLVGDVDQQNKKKARELYLAAAATFDEIIGILRGKLESMKGARIDATKNPEKATQRDQYRFEFLMAKHNAGEARMMYADTFGNPAKQATKQLEEALAIYTDLSDKYEAYVQGATAFYSRGRVENMLGKRDQALDSFTQMLEQSDADELREAKVGATVGMIRLHLTAKKPDVNAAVKAGEEMLKTLRPNEVRMQVAQDLRVELARALIAQSKAKSTKSNDAKKATTTARKYLIEASKIPGTHIEANKELLKELGIDADAAEEIAEVPTADDPTNFDEAFVSSRKLVQTVQAMTEQLNELKKRSDKKDEVKAVEDSVAQARQTGVVILRRGIAMVRSDSETAQVNEARQYLAFLLLQEAQFRDAYVVGSFLCRFAPGTDVGLRGGLIALSSAQQIIASGEADNDFWVSELKSLGEYLVKTWPDDPKAASAQGIMIVMVMEKGDLEQARSLVDEMPEGPDQAKYQRLLGQLYWNDSLKLRSEKLEKEADAALPFAAQQLTQGLKGISGGLAGEEAMRAALVLAKVKLRQDKPTEAVKVLDDKNYGAITLAKKLGNQSEDFTFDLYRTELQAVVGQMTSATGNNEQLLERASGAIDQLRAAAKDEEGKRKLISTFRLLASDIRSQIESVPPDRKVKLIDAFNVFLSRISEISDDSATLQWVGQTLMGMAETAIPPGQTKATGQAASLLDTAAKTFEQLKDKPDAPSTVRFLLGRTERLRGNYSSSLKELRAILKDKPTMIDAQEEAALAYEQWAATLPPKYAPSAYRSALSGGKEKIVWGWGKISKMAQRNPAFRERFFNARYHVALCRFLQGKTSESDPVIKQAVKDITSLVVLYPDMGGPEQRAKFDALLKQVQQAAGEPATGLPPLPAADAVGNAA; from the coding sequence ATGCCGCGATTGAACTTTCTACAGGTTGCTCCGCCGTTCTGCCCGCGTGCCAATGTCTACCAGCGTGCCAATGTCTACCAAAGTGCCAGTGTCTACCAGTCGGCCACTGAAAATCGGCAGATGAGCGTGTTGTGGCGGTGCGTGTTCGTGGTGTTGACGTTGACTTTGTCCTTCGCGGCCGGGCGCGTCCAAGCCCAGGGTGAACCAGCGGCTGAGTTTATCAACCAATTACGGGCGGCTGAGTATTTTGATTTGGCGATTGTTTACCTGGATCACATAGATCGGTATCCGGGTGTCGATTCCGACTTCATCACTTCAGTGCCGCTGGAAAAGGCGACGACCTACATTGATGCGGCGGTTGTCGCAAGAAACGCTGCGCAGCGAGACGAGAATTTCGAGCAAGCTGAGAAACAGTTGCAAGCGTTTCTAAAAAATCATGGCAACCATGGCCGCGCTAGCGAGGCGCGAGCACAGCTTGGAAAGCTCAGGATGTTCCGGGCGTCGCAGTTCTTGGTGGGTGATGTCGATCAACAGAACAAGAAAAAGGCCCGCGAACTGTACCTGGCTGCCGCGGCCACCTTTGACGAGATCATCGGAATTCTGCGTGGGAAGCTAGAGTCCATGAAAGGGGCTCGGATTGACGCCACGAAGAACCCGGAAAAAGCGACCCAGCGAGATCAGTATCGATTTGAATTTCTGATGGCAAAGCACAATGCTGGTGAAGCTCGCATGATGTATGCGGACACCTTCGGAAATCCTGCTAAGCAAGCGACTAAGCAGCTTGAAGAGGCACTCGCCATCTATACCGACTTGAGTGACAAGTACGAAGCCTACGTGCAAGGTGCGACGGCTTTCTATTCTCGGGGCCGGGTTGAGAACATGCTCGGCAAGCGTGATCAGGCGCTCGACAGTTTTACCCAAATGTTGGAACAGTCCGATGCCGATGAGTTACGGGAAGCCAAGGTGGGCGCTACCGTTGGTATGATTCGTTTGCATTTAACCGCGAAGAAGCCGGATGTGAATGCGGCAGTCAAAGCTGGCGAGGAAATGCTGAAAACGTTGCGGCCCAACGAGGTACGCATGCAGGTTGCTCAGGATTTACGAGTCGAACTGGCACGGGCTTTGATCGCGCAAAGCAAAGCGAAGTCCACCAAAAGTAACGATGCCAAGAAGGCAACGACCACGGCGCGGAAGTATTTGATTGAGGCCAGCAAGATTCCGGGAACACACATCGAAGCAAACAAGGAACTTTTGAAAGAACTGGGGATCGACGCGGACGCCGCCGAAGAGATTGCAGAGGTTCCTACAGCCGACGATCCGACTAACTTCGATGAGGCATTTGTGTCGTCTCGGAAATTGGTCCAGACGGTGCAAGCGATGACAGAACAACTCAATGAGCTAAAGAAGCGGAGTGACAAGAAAGACGAAGTCAAAGCCGTCGAGGACTCGGTGGCTCAAGCACGACAAACCGGTGTGGTGATCTTGCGGCGAGGAATCGCGATGGTGCGTTCCGATTCCGAGACGGCTCAGGTGAACGAAGCTCGTCAGTACTTGGCCTTCCTCTTGCTGCAAGAAGCACAGTTTCGCGACGCTTACGTCGTGGGTAGTTTTCTTTGCCGCTTTGCGCCGGGGACGGATGTTGGACTACGCGGTGGATTGATCGCTTTGAGTTCCGCCCAGCAGATCATTGCGAGCGGGGAAGCGGACAATGACTTTTGGGTGTCCGAACTCAAAAGCTTAGGCGAGTATCTGGTGAAGACCTGGCCGGATGACCCCAAGGCTGCATCGGCTCAAGGCATCATGATTGTCATGGTGATGGAGAAAGGAGATTTGGAGCAAGCCAGGTCGCTGGTTGACGAGATGCCCGAAGGACCCGATCAGGCAAAGTACCAACGATTGCTTGGCCAATTGTATTGGAATGATTCTCTGAAGCTGCGTAGCGAGAAACTTGAGAAGGAAGCTGATGCCGCGTTGCCGTTCGCTGCCCAACAACTAACCCAAGGCTTGAAGGGAATCTCGGGTGGCCTGGCTGGCGAAGAAGCGATGCGAGCCGCTTTGGTGCTCGCGAAGGTCAAACTCCGTCAAGATAAACCGACCGAAGCGGTCAAAGTGCTGGACGATAAGAACTATGGGGCTATCACGCTTGCAAAGAAGTTAGGTAACCAGTCAGAGGATTTTACGTTCGATCTATACCGTACCGAACTGCAGGCCGTCGTCGGGCAGATGACTTCTGCAACAGGCAATAACGAACAATTGCTAGAGCGTGCCTCCGGCGCGATTGATCAACTTCGCGCGGCTGCCAAGGACGAAGAGGGCAAGCGAAAATTGATCAGCACGTTCCGCTTACTGGCTTCGGATATTCGAAGCCAAATTGAAAGTGTGCCGCCGGATCGGAAGGTCAAACTGATTGACGCTTTCAATGTGTTCCTGTCTCGTATTTCCGAGATCAGCGACGATAGTGCAACGCTTCAGTGGGTCGGTCAAACGCTGATGGGTATGGCGGAAACCGCGATCCCGCCCGGGCAGACCAAAGCCACCGGTCAAGCGGCATCACTACTCGATACCGCAGCGAAGACCTTCGAGCAATTGAAAGACAAGCCGGACGCTCCCAGCACGGTTCGATTTCTGTTGGGACGCACCGAGCGTTTACGAGGAAACTATTCCAGTTCGTTGAAGGAGCTTCGGGCAATTTTGAAAGACAAGCCCACCATGATCGATGCCCAGGAGGAAGCTGCACTTGCCTACGAACAGTGGGCAGCAACCTTGCCGCCTAAATATGCGCCCAGTGCCTACCGATCGGCGTTGTCAGGTGGGAAGGAAAAGATTGTTTGGGGATGGGGCAAAATCAGCAAAATGGCTCAGCGAAACCCTGCGTTCCGAGAGCGTTTTTTCAATGCCCGCTATCACGTGGCGCTCTGTCGATTCCTGCAAGGAAAAACATCGGAAAGTGATCCTGTGATCAAACAAGCTGTGAAAGACATCACATCGTTGGTCGTGCTGTATCCCGATATGGGCGGTCCCGAACAACGTGCCAAATTTGACGCCTTGCTCAAGCAGGTGCAGCAAGCTGCGGGTGAACCGGCGACAGGATTGCCTCCCTTGCCTGCGGCTGACGCTGTTGGCAATGCTGCCTAG
- a CDS encoding SDR family NAD(P)-dependent oxidoreductase codes for MSWENKRVLVTGAGGFIGSHLAEELVRRGANVRAMVRYGSNNHHGWLQDSPLAADMEVFAGDIRDSGNVRRAMEGCDAVLHLAALIAIPYSYVAPDSYVRTNIDGTLNVLEAARMLETPRIVHTSTSEVYGTALRVPIDEEHPLQGQSPYSATKIAADKLAESYYRSFDLPVVTIRPFNTFGPRQSTRAVLPTIITQALTSDTIKLGATTPTRDLTYVSDTVNGFLCGATAPGIEGQTLNLGTGSEISIGDLAAMVCRLCNVQCEIVCENERLRPEKSEVNRLLSDNSLAKNNMNWQPELSLEEGVQETIDWMKQNLSHFRAGEYTV; via the coding sequence ATGAGTTGGGAAAACAAGCGAGTTTTGGTTACCGGAGCCGGCGGCTTCATCGGCAGTCACCTCGCCGAAGAATTGGTGCGTCGCGGTGCGAATGTCCGAGCAATGGTCCGGTATGGATCAAACAACCACCACGGATGGCTCCAGGACTCACCCTTGGCTGCCGACATGGAAGTCTTTGCAGGCGACATTCGTGATAGCGGAAACGTCCGTCGGGCGATGGAGGGATGCGACGCAGTGCTCCACCTGGCCGCATTGATCGCGATCCCGTACTCGTACGTCGCACCTGACTCCTACGTGCGAACCAACATCGACGGCACGCTGAACGTACTCGAAGCCGCTCGTATGCTTGAGACACCTCGCATCGTGCACACGTCAACCAGCGAAGTTTACGGTACCGCACTGCGTGTTCCGATCGACGAAGAACACCCGTTGCAGGGCCAGTCTCCGTACTCGGCGACCAAGATTGCAGCGGACAAGTTGGCCGAGTCTTACTACCGATCGTTCGATCTGCCCGTCGTCACGATTCGTCCATTCAATACCTTCGGGCCAAGGCAATCGACTCGAGCGGTCCTACCGACCATCATCACCCAGGCACTCACCAGCGACACAATCAAGTTAGGTGCAACCACTCCAACTCGCGACCTGACTTATGTGTCCGACACCGTGAACGGGTTCCTATGCGGGGCCACCGCCCCAGGAATCGAAGGCCAGACCCTCAACCTCGGAACGGGAAGCGAAATCTCGATCGGCGATCTTGCTGCGATGGTTTGCCGCCTTTGTAATGTCCAGTGCGAAATCGTCTGCGAGAACGAAAGACTGCGTCCGGAAAAAAGCGAGGTCAATCGCCTGCTATCGGATAACTCACTGGCCAAGAACAACATGAACTGGCAACCTGAACTCAGCCTAGAAGAAGGCGTCCAAGAAACGATTGATTGGATGAAGCAAAACCTAAGTCACTTCCGTGCTGGGGAATACACGGTCTAG
- a CDS encoding tetratricopeptide repeat protein, whose product MIATRTLTATAIFLLVSLVAGNASAQTDRLYPVDGEVVIGKIKTISKEGVIITASGKDQTFAAGDIQRVLFQGDPPELTRGRDFILDGQYDQAYDQLKQLDMAKISRDDIRSDAQFYLALSQGEMSLAGQGDLTKSTQAALGFVKQNPQSWHFYDTTRLLGDLAKAMGNYEKAALFYGYMRGAPSLDMKVESVYQGGLVKLAQGDLAGAKEDLSKVAGMKPTTVESKRLQTLSKASLAVVAAKEGQAQQAIEMVNDLIKTLNPADTATAARIYNALGASYAAAGKDEDAILAYLHTQLMYSMQAATHVEALKELAQLWTKVGKPDRAAQARGELQKRYPGLSG is encoded by the coding sequence ATGATTGCTACTCGCACTTTGACCGCCACCGCGATCTTCCTTTTGGTTTCATTGGTTGCCGGAAACGCATCGGCTCAAACAGACCGTCTCTACCCCGTTGATGGCGAAGTGGTGATCGGGAAGATCAAGACGATCAGCAAGGAAGGCGTCATCATCACGGCAAGTGGCAAAGACCAGACCTTTGCCGCAGGCGATATCCAACGGGTGCTCTTTCAGGGGGATCCGCCTGAGCTAACCCGCGGCCGTGATTTCATTTTGGACGGTCAGTACGACCAGGCATACGATCAGCTTAAACAGCTCGATATGGCCAAGATCAGTCGAGATGACATCCGGAGTGACGCGCAGTTTTATCTTGCACTTTCCCAGGGCGAAATGTCGCTCGCTGGGCAAGGCGATTTGACGAAGTCAACGCAAGCCGCCCTCGGGTTCGTTAAGCAGAATCCACAGTCATGGCATTTCTATGACACGACACGATTGCTCGGTGACCTTGCCAAAGCGATGGGCAACTACGAGAAAGCGGCTCTGTTTTATGGCTACATGCGTGGTGCGCCGTCGCTGGACATGAAAGTGGAATCCGTTTACCAGGGCGGCTTGGTCAAGCTCGCCCAGGGTGACTTGGCCGGTGCGAAAGAGGATCTATCGAAGGTCGCCGGCATGAAGCCGACCACGGTGGAATCCAAACGCCTGCAAACGCTTTCGAAAGCCTCCCTGGCAGTCGTGGCGGCAAAAGAAGGCCAGGCCCAACAGGCAATTGAAATGGTCAACGACTTGATCAAAACGTTGAACCCAGCCGACACGGCCACCGCCGCTCGAATTTACAACGCGTTGGGGGCCAGCTACGCGGCCGCAGGCAAAGACGAGGATGCCATTCTCGCGTACTTGCACACCCAACTGATGTACTCGATGCAGGCGGCCACCCACGTGGAGGCCCTGAAAGAACTGGCCCAACTTTGGACCAAGGTCGGCAAACCCGACCGAGCCGCCCAGGCCCGCGGCGAACTTCAGAAACGCTACCCAGGGCTGAGCGGTTAG